Part of the Apostichopus japonicus isolate 1M-3 chromosome 13, ASM3797524v1, whole genome shotgun sequence genome is shown below.
CATCCACTATGTCAGTAAGAACAGATGAGTCTTCACTGTGATGCCTACTTTGACATTGTCCCAACACAAAATCATCCGAAAGGAGCAATTGAATGCTCTCCTTGATTGGAATGTAATGATAGTAATGCATTTTTTGTGCTGAATCTCTCCCTAGTGATATTGCAATTGCAACAAACTTGAATGCTGATTTATAGTAAATTACTCTTTTCTACAGTGCTGCGTTCTGAGTTTTCCTTTACAACTACTGTATCAATAGCAATCCATGCATCTATCTCATTCATATAATCGGCTACACATTTGATACGTTCTTCTGCTAAACCCTCATCTCTCAATTTTTGACATAAACTGTGAATAGTTTGAAGCTCCTCAACAATCATTTGAATTGTTTGTGATGGAACAAGTTGTTTTGCCTGAAGTTTCAGAAGAAACAAGGCAAAATTTTGTTGGAATTGAAGCCTAGACTGACCTGTTTCTTGCACCCTACCTTGGCAATTGTTACTGTTTTCGAAATCACAGCTTATGTCATTTTCAATGACAAATCTATCAGTCTCTGTAGACACATCAAAGCAGTTAGTGTCTAGAGGTATATCTTGATCCAAAGAGCAATGATCACGAGTAGAAAGTTTGTATTTATCCAAAATGTTTACAGCTCCCCAGTTTCTGTGACAACGTGACAAATGTGCTGTAAATGAACTGGTTTTTGAAAAATCTCTTTTGCACTTCTTATATGGTCAAGATACAACttgttcttttcttatatgtgcTTTTAAGTGTGCCAAATATGAGGACAGATCTGTGAGTTCTTTTTGACAGATTTCATACATACAAATCAATGACAGGTTAACTGACTGAAGTTTTGCTGCAACTGCTGTTTGCTTTTGAAGATGGCGGTGATACCTAGTCACATGAATCTTCATTGCAGCAAAAGTTGATAGGGTATAGCcacaattaacaaaacaacatggaaaTCTCACTCGAGGTATATTCCTATGGGAACTCACATGATCAACATAGCCACGGATAGTAgctgttagtgtattgcatattttacaggTGTACATTTCTGCCCTGCTTCACTATTGATTGGAGCTTATCAAAACTGATAATTTGAAAGAGACATGAATTATGCCTTTTCAAATTCAGCCATGTTCTAAAAGTCTAATTAACCTTGGCTAATCTAAAGACTGCATATTACATGCCACATGAGAGCCAATATCATCCATGTATGTAGGCTACCAGCACCAATTAACTTACAAGTTACAATGTACCCACCCTTAAATCATATTAACCTAAACAACATGAAGCAAGGCTAAGCTTCACACGCACATATCAAAATGCACGGTAGGGTGACGATAGGTAGTCTAATACAGCGCCAGTGTTACTATAGTGATAGTCTAACTCTTAATTATCGTTCGTCTGGTCTACGTTATAGGCAAACTAACggtagtactaggctaggccctacggtaagaactaaaatataaactaaCCTTTTGTTATGACAGGctttcaaagttgttttgttgattATAATAATGCAAATGTGGCATatggttaaaataaatttaccacTCACGTCTGACGAAGTACTCAATGAAGTCCTGTTCTGGTGTGGAAATGTGCGTAGCCTACTGGACAGCAACGGCAGTTGTTTTCCTCTCGTGTCGACGTACTTTGAAGCGCTGTAGTATTGTATTGTGCAATCTATACACTTCATACGTACGTTAATGCGAGATGCGATCAATCATAATGTACAGAACAGCACAGCATGTACTGGACGTTCTGACATCGCGCGCCAACTTGGGTCATGTGACTGCATGCTGGACTGTAGCCAAGTTTTCCGGGAAAGCCAACGGCAGCCGCCCAGAATGTATCAAAAGAATTCCCGCCTGTGCGCGAGACGTCATAGCTGTTACAGACACGTTGACGCCAATAATCGAGCTAGACCGGCTGGGTCGAATGGGAggaggggttgaagggggggggggcggttcaGATGAATGAAATGACATTTGCTGTACTAGACATAttgaacaacattttgatacGTTCGGTGACCCATTTAGCTATAAATAGCTGCATGTGTGTGACCCAGTGATCGTACATTGAGCACACGGAATTGTCATCGGTTCATGTtttactgacaatacaagttaacataaaacaacaataaattagACTACATCTTGAAGGCTGGGCATTGTATTCTTGGCAGCTCACAGCAGTAATTGTTTTGATAGGATTTCGGAAGTTGTATACTCCTTAAACAAACGGTAAACCAATTGGAACAGTACCATCTATtgtaaaattatgttttcattagTTAACACGTTAGGCATTTACAAATAATTCGTTTCTAAAACTCTAAATGGTTAGATTTCACATATTTGACCTACAGACCCTTCAAAGTTACCTTTCACATTGGTTTCGTTCGCTGGACAATTAAGGGTCATTGATGAGCCTcacgggggtgggggttgttgcTCAAATGTAACACTAAGGCAGAAAACGACTGTAGGGACAAAGTTAACTGGTAATTGTGGGTTGGATCATGGAGCTATCGGTAATAGCTTCATGGTtggatttcattcttttctttgccaaacGGTAATGTTACTGCACAATGGATTTTGTTGTAGCCTATACCATTGTATATTGGTAACGTGTTCCACCTTCAAGTATATTTTCGTATAACACTCTTCAAATTCCAATTTACATGCATtagattgcaaaaaaaaaaaaaaactaattctgtaaagtacatgacacatataacgtctgtaaaaatcacataagtttacatgtaaatataaaaaactgacatattctggaaaattttacagaattatCCTGTAAATTTTCATTGGAGgaaaaaatactacaattttttgtaaaccacttgctgtaacataaaacgtctgtaaaaatcacagattttacatgtaaatattaaaaactgacatattctggaaaattttacaggattttcctgtaaattttctttggagggaaaaatactacaattttgTGTAAACCACTTGCTGTACAGAAAACGTCTGTTAAAATAACAGacgtttacatgtaaatatagaaaaccGGCTTTTTCTGTAAAAATCGACAGGAATTAactgtaaatttacagaaatttttAACAGTGTACCCTATGTAGCTCTTCCTTAAAGTACTagtatgttgtttatttatgtatAGTAGATGTAGCTTATTGTTTTTTCGTACATGCAAACAAAAAAGATTATATAAAAGTAATAAACTGAATATAAACAGTGTATGGTTTAAAATATAGATTACTAAGTTTATTAGTTACTTCTCGATTTAGGGTTGTGACAGAAACAAGTTCCTTAAGGGATTGAATTATCGGAACCGTTTGCAGTAACATATTTCGTCTAGTTATTCCACATCAGCATATATACATGCGACGTAAGCTTCGGTTCCTCTTTAATATTCACACAAGTTGTTGGAAGTAGGACAATGTTCTTAACTCTATTCCAAGATGGTATTGACTCTATACACAGAGGCAGTGTGTGTAATGGTTAACGTATATACTGTTCTCAGACATTGCAATACACGCTATTATCACCGGCCTGGGCGTATCAGATTTGGATAAAggatataggctatataaattATGTAGCCTATCATATAAAACATTGTCGACTATATTATGTGGTActgtttaaattattaatatataccGTTTTTAATTAATGAACAATAAAGGGCGGAGAACAGTTTGGTTGGTACTATCTCATATTAATTTTCCTTGACACCCGCACCTGCCTATAAGAAAAGCAACTTATGTTCTAGATGTGTATAACAAAGTTAACGTTTTCTATTTGTTATTTCATGCTATTTCAACAGCATATTTGATGTATTTCGCGTATTTTATGTATATACCGTTATTTCACAGCTACTGCTTTACCACAACGACGATTTATTCATAAACGATACTTACAAACGAAATGAAGTAGGTCGTGTTGAATGGGATTTGACGCACTTCCATCATGACCCAAGCTACCAATGTATTTACTGCGTAGAGGATCAATCATACATAACGTATAAAGCCACACTGGAACGGTATGACTCTTGGGTCGCCCTGCTTAGTTTCGTGATCCCTTGCATAGTGGTGGAAGCCATGACTATCCTCTTGTTTTACTTTCCTGTTGGAGATGCTGAAGTTGCAACTTATGGCCTCACGTGTGTCTTGGCTTTGGTGGTTTTCTTGCCGTCGTTGTACAATCTGCTACCTGACACTGGTGTCTGTTTTGTAGGTGAGTTCAATGATAAACAGATTATTACACGAAGGTGATGTTGCTTATTGCTATACAAAGAATGTCTAATATCCAATATTGTATTCTCTATGTCGAACTGTGGTCACGTGATGAACACGCAAATTTCGAATATGGCCATACTACGAATTCAAACTCCCATTAATATCACATTTCGTGCCTGGCGCCCCCACCCCATTTAGGTTTGTATACATTTCAATTTAACTGGAATCTCTGAATGCATTTCTGTGCTTAAGTTGAAATAGCTACACGAGAAATATCTTGAAAGCACTACAGCTTCCAGGCTTGGAATAAATACCACAGAAATTTAATTTCTCCTTCTGGCATGTACTTTTGTACTTTAAAGTCGTTACTAGggaacaagaaatatttcaaagtctATCAACTTCAGGGGGCTTTTCTCCCCTGGTCCCAGAATGGCTTTGCAATAAATCCGACACATATTGTGCTCTAAACTCGCTCGCTGTGAGTGAAtaagaaatacatgaaaatgtTTGTCAGCATTCTGGGGCTTTCCCCTGGAATCCCAATCGGGTTCTGATATGCATTCCAGAAAAATGAAAGTGTTACTGTAGTTTGTGACATGTATTTTTGTGCTCTAAAATCGATATCTAAAAATTGCTGAAGCTTCTGTAGGCCTGTAATCCCAGCCAATAACAGTGTACAATTGTAATGATAAAGCAAGTTGCCGCATTCGAAGCATTGCTCAGCCAGTCACTGCTATAGGCGATCTCGAAACTATGGTGAATGTAAGAAACTGGTAATATGACATTAAAGCTTTgtcacaattttgaaatttcgTGTAAACAAAAATTCACAATTTAAAGTGTTGTCCCAATTCGtgcccccacacccccctccccatactTTGGAACTGCTGCTAGTTGTAGTTTCCATATACTAACAGAGTAAGCTCTACCTATGTGTGCAATAATCGTTGAACATCGCTCATCGTAAACAGCGCTTAGCGGTATCCTGAACACAAAGAGGGGAATTAACATAGAGTCGATCATTTGACCGGGCAGCTGGTTGCTTTGATTTTTAGACACTTTCGACAACACAAAATATCGATCTTAACAACTCCGagattgttattttaattttttgtacaatttcaCTGTTTCCGTTATataccattttacatgtataaaacatttttattatttttaaggaaTTTATGCCGTGGTATTGATGATATTACAGTCGATCTTCACAATGGTGAAGATTATTCGCTGGCGTTGGGAAGCTGATTCAGATAGAGAAAGTAGAAGATGGACCGACGTAGAAATGAGTTCGTCAACTCAAACGGGCGCCAGCGCAACTGACACAACACCcttaaacaacaacaatcaagTGGTCAGATACAGAATGAATAATATTCCTTCCCTTAAGTCcttttatattatttgtatttccATCCTCAACGGCGTGTTTATTATCTTATTCATATTTTAGACAAATTTAAAGTTCATTGCAACAATAACGACAGCTTTGATGATCGAGCAATAGTCTAAAATTGTACCAGAATTGTGCAGATAATATGTTTTTAGAGTAAACCTGGTTTTCTTCAAATGCTCTCATAATACAAAGCAAAGAAATGTATAATTCGATAACGGTGTACATGATAACTATGTAATATCTTTCACTTTGCAATGAGGTGTTGCCGCCTCATTCTATCATCAGCCGGTTCCTACACTTCATGTATACTAGTTTCCTGTGGCATAGTTGATACTAAATACTTTAGTTTGTCTTACTTCATTATATTAACACCAGCATTAAAACTTGCTGACCTTATAAACGTTAAGCAATTTCGAATGTGCTTTTTCGTAAGGCTAAGTTAGATATCGAGAAGGTATGTGTGTGTATCTTGGAATGGGGGAGGAAGGGAAGGGCATGGATGGGCAGAAACCAGTGACCACTTTGAGGATCCTCACCAGTCGACTTTTAATTTTGAAGCTGCTACGGGAGCTCAGATATCTTAAAGTGTTTTACTATTATATCTCAAAATcgtgtttttatttaatttcctCAGTTCTCCCAAAAGTGTGTACTTCTTAACTAAGATTTttgatggacagggattgtctCAAGTTCTAAAAAGACGATTGCTATTTCCAATTTACTTCTATACGACTGAGTCAAATAGAAACTACTCAGTCAAATAGAGAAAGAACAGGAAAAAACATAAAGGGCGTATCTTGGATTTGGAAAACAAAACTGATAATCTTACAGTAGAAAACGATCAACTCAGAACAACCATTACGGCTTGACAAACAGAGAACGACACTCTACgcataaagtaaataaaatagatTAATACTCCCGACGAAATTGTGTCAGAGTGTTCGGCATAACTAAGACCTTGGAAGAAAACGTCACTTACAAAATAATGACCCTGGCCAAGGAGAAACTTCAAGTAAACCTTTAGACAGAACACATCGATCGGTGTCACAGAGTCGGGGCGAAATCTGTTGGACGACCGAGGGAGTCATTAACAAGTTTAACTCTTATCAAATCAGATCACAATTCCTATACAGTCGTAGAAAATTAAACACACCGAAATAGTCATCAAGGAGGATCTAATTTATATCAATCAATCCCTGATAAATGCAGCCCAGGAGCACAAATCTACATCTATTGCCTGGACAATTGACGGGAATGTATCAGTCTCCATTAATAGGGATGGCAGCAGTGTCGTTAAACGAATAAAAAATCTATCGGACCTACAGaaattgttattatcattaccATATCGCTGACGGCAACGTTTTAACACTTTAACCTATCAATTGTTTATAAACAGCCCTCAACACAGTTGCGTAACACACTGGAATGTAGTCCTTTAATTATACTGTTATATGGAATGGTGACTCGTCGCTGGAATTGTTTCAGTTATAAACAGTACTCGAAACAGTTGCGTAACACGTACTGGAATGTAGTCCTTTTGCTATACTGTTATATGGAATCGTGACTCATCGCTTGTATTGTTTATCTCTCAGTTACTGTATGTTatgtttgttgtcattttgcaAGTGTTTTTTTGCTCTGGACTTACTGGATTTATTAGTGTCGTTACCGTTTTTATCGcctttgctttttttgttgtaaGTATTTGTTCTTCTTGTTTAATGTTTGGTACTAATCACGAAGATTTTTCATTAACTGACCTTCTCAACTCAAATAACGTTGACCCTGCTTCTGATTTGCGTGCTGCAAGGGGTTTATGTagtaaatatatagataatgaTAAAACTGTTGACTTTTTCAATAGGTATACCAAGTGAACATTTGAACTTTCTCCATGTAAATATTAGGAGTCTAAGTAAAACTCTTTTTTCATGCAAACACAACTTTTCCATTATTGCTATTTCTGAAACATGGCTGCATGCCACTAGTCCCGTTGAGCTATTTGATATACCTGGGTATACTTTTACTCACCGGGACCGAAATTATTCAACCGGTGGAGGAGTGGCTATGTATGTTAATGAATTATTTACCTTTTCTGTTTATGATGACATCAGCAGCtctgtaaatattaatattacttgTTTTGAATACATGCTTATTAAATTACGCATCTCTAAAGCAAAATCAGTAATTGTAGGGGTTGTATATCGACCACCCAATCTTAGTATTAATCAATTCAACACTACATTTTATGATTCATTACTATCAGCTGGTGTTTGTTCAAAAACATGCTACATTTTAGGCGATTTTCATATTAAATTGCTCGAGATTGATACATACGATTATGTAGCGGATTTTATCAACATGTTATGTTCGTTTTCACTGGTACCTACCGTTGATAAACCAACTACTATCACAAACATAATCATCAGGTATTATTATCGCTGATGTCAGCGATCACTTACCTATTTGTATAGTAACGCTGGCTGGTCTCAAAGACAATGTTAAGTCTTATGACCTCTCTTTCACAATGAAGCGTAATACTTCTGATAATAATATTGACCGTCTTAAACTTCACTTGCGTCAGGTTGACTGGTCTTGTCTTTCAAATGATGATGTTGACAACGCGCTTAATTCctttatgaatatttgtaaGGACATTTTTGATGAAACTTGCCCTCCTATTAAAACAAGGCTTGGTTGTGGTAAATCATATATACTCCTTGGATTACTAACAATCTTTTAAAATCTATTCATAAGAAACGTAATTTATATAGGAAGTACTTGTCTAATCCTAGTCAAAGCAATAAACTGATTTATACTACATATAACAATATTTTAGCACAATATATTACAACAGCTAAAGTATTATATTTTAACTCAAAGTTTGATCAATATAAAGGTATCATAAAAGGGACATGGAGAGTAATACACCAAGTTATGAATAAGAACTGTAAAACTAATACATCACCTGATCACCTTATAGAGAACAATGTCAAGGTAACAGACACAACTGGTATTGCTAAcacatttaacattttatttgtaaacatgGGTAATAACTTAGCAACTAAGATTAATGATACAGGTATACATATTGAAATTTTTTTAAAGGgatcttttgaatttttttccttctttttcctACAAGCATAGGTGAGATCATCAAAATTGTAAATCATCAGGAAAATAATAAGGCAGCCGGTTTTGATAATATTAAGGGtagtattataaaaaaaagtgtacGGACGAGGTTGGTGAACTCCTTTCCATATCTTCAACCTTTCGCTCAGTTCAGGAGTAGTacctcaaaatttaaaaatagctGAAGTCCTTCCACTAAGGTGATGTTACAGATTAGAAAAATTATAGACCTATTTCTCTTAAACCCTTTTTCCCCAAGATCCTTGAAAAATATTATATACTTAGTAATAATCAATATGGGTTTCTTTCAAATCCTGCAACATATCTGGCGGTTATTGATTTGATCGACAAAGTCGCAAGTACCTTTAACAATAAACACTTTGGGATTGGATTTTTTTGGACTTGTCTAAGGCATTTGATACCGTAAATCATGACATCCTCTTAagaaaactttttcatttttgtattaGAGGGACTGCTTTAAGTTGGTTTTCTAGCTAACTGAGAAATagaaaaacaacagtttttaacttttaagtCTAACTCTTTCACCATGAATTCAATAACATGTGGAGTTCCCAAAGGGTTTGTTCTTGGTTCTCTGCTTTTTCTcatttatattaatgatattaagGCAACTTCAGCAattatttctttcatattatttgCCGATGACACTTATATTATTTTCAGTCACAAACATTTACAACTTGGCTCAGCGATTGTCAATCAGGAACTAAAAAAAGTTTCTGTTCGGTTTCGGGCTAATATTATCGTtaaacattgataaaacaaactttatGATTTTTCGTCCTTAACAAAAAGCGgtctgtgatataaatataaagattGATAATCAGCTGATTTGTAATGTTAGCACTACTAAATTCCTTGGTGTGATAATCGATAATCATatgaattggaagccacatATTCATAAAGTACAAACTTATGTTGCTAGAATTGTAGGTGTCATGTATAAACTTAAAtcatttattccaaataattttctattctctatttataaaacattaataacaaCATCTTCATTATTGTGCTATTTCCTGGGCAAACTCTTCTCCTTATGAATATAGTAAACTCCCTCTTTCTCCTACAAAAAAAGAGCTGTTAGAATAATTTGTAATGCATCTTATCGTGATCATACCTCCCATTTATTTAGAGAGCTTAAGTTACTGAAATGTTTTGACATTTATCATTTTCAGTTGGGTATTTTTATGTTCAAGTGGCGGGAATGCTTGCTTCCAACAAGGCCTCGATAAGCTCTGCTTTCGCCAGGTCTCCCCCACTTCACATCATTGTATATATCAATTGTTTGATTCTTATGGAATGTATTGgtattgtatattcaaatgtatatatgttcacTTATGTTGTGGTGAagtggaaataaaataaatagttttcaaaatAGTTTTCAATATTCTCAACTTTTGACTATTTTTAGGAAAAGGCGGCAACTACATCTAAGTGTTGACCCTTTCCTCGAAATTTCGACTTTTTATCTCAAGCTTGTGGCTTCGCATCTTAAACGTTTGGtgtttttctcaaatttttaaCTATATCCTCCTATATTATGATACCCTAATTTCGACTTATTCCTTGAAACTGGAACATTGCATCTCACACGTTCGACTATTTAATATCAACTTTTCTTGAATTTAGAACTAGGGTAGTATGAAATAAGGCTGGGAGGCTTTTAACAAGGAACCGTACGGTACTAAGTGAAGTGTTCAGTCATTCAGTGGAACTTTAACATAGCAGTTAAAATCGCGACTTCTTGTAGAAACTTTGACTATATATCAAACCATAAaaatggagtgttagctcggtggttaacgccggtgtcTTTCAATCATATGGTCCAgagttcgagtcacttcaagattaatgtatgtcgtcaagttacagagttgttgacagttgacaattcataaccatggaccttagatatgaatctaagagactgacttccgtcagcttgcggctttgataagccaatgaggcttcttcgcgagtacCTGCTTACTAATCTAaaaggatctaaaatacatacaatacatacatacataaaaagaAATTTACCGTTGATTCCCTGGTATGCTCTTTTAGTAGTACAATAAATTGATCCATATATAACCATTCAATGTAAGGACTACgtaaaggaaataaatatatctGCATGTGtgttgattaattaattaatttacttaCTAATTATTTTTCTGCTGTTAATCGCTAGTATTACATTTAGTATAATTCAACGTGGAACAAACTCTAGTTGCAAATGTCAGCGATCTGAAATCAGTCAGTTCTATATCAATGGCGTTCTGTAAACTGAGCCCAGTCCGCCATTGCTCAACAGAGAATAACATCAACAGGCGTCATCATGTCTTCACTTCATTTGAAAGAAAGCCTAATTATAATACCAACTGCCGTATTGTTTAGTAAGCATTTTCGAGGACCAATCAAATCTTAACGTTTTTTCATCA
Proteins encoded:
- the LOC139978642 gene encoding neuronal acetylcholine receptor subunit alpha-6-like isoform X2; translation: MHCLIVSDQKIAMFFFKCILLGIAFIAPFCCLTGDCASIRERTALHAKLLNSSTYNLYVRPVENSSLPVSVQFRFAPVIHYLIWDDHRLAWNPDDYGGLRNLDLPINKIWQPELILYERVPTDTELNIQKETEVAKVLSNGTVYWYTMASTRSFCFMDIRKFPFDVQNCDITFTTWVHQKNELLLYHNDDLFINDTYKRNEVGRVEWDLTHFHHDPSYQCIYCVEDQSYITYKATLERYDSWVALLSFVIPCIVVEAMTILLFYFPVGDAEVATYGLTCVLALVVFLPSLYNLLPDTGVCFVGIYAVVLMILQSIFTMVKIIRWRWEADSDRESRRWTDVEMSSSTQTGASATDTTPLNNNNQVVRYRMNNIPSLKSFYIICISILNGVFIILFIF
- the LOC139978642 gene encoding neuronal acetylcholine receptor subunit alpha-6-like isoform X1, translating into MHCLIVSDQKIAMFFFKCILLGIAFIAPFCCLTGDCASIRERTALHAKLLNSSTYNLYVRPVENSSLPVSVQFRFAPVIHYLVQGSQELQLRGRMALIWDDHRLAWNPDDYGGLRNLDLPINKIWQPELILYERVPTDTELNIQKETEVAKVLSNGTVYWYTMASTRSFCFMDIRKFPFDVQNCDITFTTWVHQKNELLLYHNDDLFINDTYKRNEVGRVEWDLTHFHHDPSYQCIYCVEDQSYITYKATLERYDSWVALLSFVIPCIVVEAMTILLFYFPVGDAEVATYGLTCVLALVVFLPSLYNLLPDTGVCFVGIYAVVLMILQSIFTMVKIIRWRWEADSDRESRRWTDVEMSSSTQTGASATDTTPLNNNNQVVRYRMNNIPSLKSFYIICISILNGVFIILFIF